From one Ictalurus punctatus breed USDA103 chromosome 20, Coco_2.0, whole genome shotgun sequence genomic stretch:
- the rpl7 gene encoding 60S ribosomal protein L7: MAGETEKKETKEVEKKETKEKKPKKAPSVPESLLKKRKIYAAVKEARAKSLRAEKLNRRITRNLIYARAQFYHKEYRQMYRREIRMNRMARKAGNFYVPAEPKLAFVIRIRGINGVSPKVRKVLQLLRLRQIFNGVFVKLNKASINMLRIAEPYIAWGYPNLKSVRELVYKRGYGKIKKQRIPLTDNSLIEKSLGPCGIICVEDLIHEIYTVGRNFKAANNFLWPFKLSSPRGGMNKKTTHFVEGGDAGNREDQINRLIRRMN; the protein is encoded by the exons ATGGCGGGTGAAAC AGAGAAGAAGGAGACGAAGGAGGTGGAGAAGAAGGAGACGAAGGAGAAGAAGCCGAAGAAGGCTCCGTCAGTCCCCGAAAGCCTCCTGAAGAAGAGGAAGATCTATGCTGCCGTCAAGGAGGCTCGCGCCAAGTCTCTACGGGCCGAGAAGTTG AATCGGAGAATCACCCGGAACCTGATCTATGCCCGAGCGCAGTTTTACCATAAAGAGTACCGGCAGATGTACAGGCGCGAGATCCGCATGAACCGCATGGCTCGCAAAGCCGGAAACTTCTACGTCCCCGCTGAGCCCAAACTGGCCTTCGTTATCCGGATCAGAGG TATCAATGGCGTGAGCCCTAAAGTGCGTAAGGTTCTGCAGCTGCTGCGTCTGCGCCAGATCTTCAACGGCGTCTTCGTCAAGCTCAACAAGGCCTCCATCAACATGCTGCGTATCGCAGAGCCCTACATCGCCTGGGG TTACCCCAACCTGAAGTCTGTGCGTGAGCTGGTCTACAAGCGTGGATACGGCAAGATCAAGAAGCAGCGTATTCCTCTGACGGACAACTCCCTCATCGAGAAGAGCCTTg gaccatgtGGAATCATCTGCGTGGAGGATCTGATCCATGAGATCTACACCGTCGGCAGGAACTTCAAAGCTGCCAACAACTTCCTGTGGCCCTTCAAACTGTCGTCTCCTCGTGGTGGCATGAACAAGAAGACCACTCACTTTGTGGAGGGAGGAGACGCCGGGAACCGAGAGGACCAGATCAACAGACTCATCAGGAGAATGAACTGA
- the rdh10b gene encoding retinol dehydrogenase 10-B, giving the protein MHIAAEFCVMCVKVLWSFAAAAARWLVKPQEKRVQGRVCVITGAGSGLGRLFALHFARRGATLALWDINRTANEETAELVREIYRQNTTDTGTTCTGPDDRVEELPALQPRVYTYVCDVSKRESVYATAEQVRREVGDVTFLVNNAGVVSGHHLLECPDELIERTMMVNCHAHFWTTKAFLPKMLELNEGHIVTVASSLGLFTTAGVEDYCASKFGAIGFHESLSHELKAANKDGIKMTLVCPFLVDTGMFKGCEIRKEIAPFFPPLNPEHCVDRAMRAILTDQPMVCTPRAMYAVTFMKTILPFDAIVCMYRFLGADKCMYSFLAHRKESTNNNESKLSM; this is encoded by the exons ATGCACATCGCGGCGGAGTTTTGCGTGATGTGCGTGAAGGTGCTCTGGTCGTTCGCGGCGGCGGCGGCGCGGTGGCTCGTGAAGCCGCAGGAGAAGCGCGTGCAGGGCCGCGTGTGCGTGATCACCGGGGCCGGAAGTGGACTGGGACGCCTGTTCGCGCTGCACTTCGCCCGCAGAGGTGCCACGCTCGCGCTGTGGGACATCAACCGCACCGCCAACGAGGAGACCGCAGAGCTCGTGCGCGAAATCTACCGACAGAACACCACCGACACCGGCACCACCTGCACAG GTCCGGACGACAGGGTTGAGGAGTTGCCCGCGCTCCAGCCGCGAGTGTACACGTACGTGTGTGACGTGAGTAAGCGTGAGAGTGTGTACGCCACGGCCGAGCAGGTGAGGAGAGAGGTGGGAGACGTGACGTTCCTCGTCAACAACGCCGGCGTGGTTTCAGGACATCACCTTCTCGAGTGTCCCGACGAACTGATCGAGAGGACCATGATGGTGAACTGCCACGCCCACTTCTGG ACCACGAAAGCTTTTCTCCCGAAGATGCTGGAGTTAAACGAGGGACACATCGTGACCGTCGCCAGCTCTCTGGGTCTCTTCACCACGGCCGGGGTCGAG GATTACTGCGCGAGCAAATTCGGCGCCATCGGCTTCCACGAGTCCCTGAGCCACGAGTTAAAGGCGGCGAATAAAGACGGGATCAAGATGACTCTGGTGTGTCCGTTCCTGGTCGATACGGGGATGTTTAAAGGCTGCGAAATCAG GAAGGAGATCGCACCGTTTTTCCCGCCGCTGAACCCGGAGCACTGTGTGGACCGAGCCATGAGAGCCATTCTGACGGATCAGCCGATGGTGTGCACGCCGCGCGCCATGTACGCTGTCACCTTCATGAAAAC GATTCTGCCGTTCGACGCCATCGTGTGCATGTACCGCTTCCTCGGCGCTGATAAATGCATGTATTCCTTCCTGGCTCATCGGAAAGAATCCACCAACAACAACGAGTCGAAACTCAGCATGTAG
- the ube2wa gene encoding probable ubiquitin-conjugating enzyme E2 W-A translates to MASMQRRLQKELLALQSDPPPGMTLNERSVQNTITEWFIDMEGAPGTLYEGEKFQLLFKFSSRYPFDSPQVMFTGENIPVHPHVYSNGHICLSILTEDWSPALSVQSVCLSIISMLSSCKEKRRPPDNSFYVRTCNKNPKKTKWWYHDDTC, encoded by the exons ATGGCGTCGATGCAG AGAAGGTTACAGAAGGAACTCTTGGCTTTGCAGAGTGATCCTCCACCCGGAATGACGCTGAACGAAAGAAGCGTTCAGAATACGATCACGGA GTGGTTTATAGATATGGAGGGCGCTCCCGGAACCCTGTACGAAGGCGAGAAGTTCCAGCTTCTCTTCAAGTTCAGCAGCAGATACCCGTTCGACTCTCCTCAG GTCATGTTTACCGGCGAGAACATTCCGGTCCATCCGCACGTCTACAGCAACGGacacatctgtctgtccattttAACGGAGGACTGGAGTCCGGCTCTGTCCGTCCAGTCCGTGTGTCTTAGTATTATCAGCATGCTGTCCAGCTGCAAAGAGAAG CGACGTCCACCTGATAACTCCTTCTACGTACGAACGTGTAACAAAAACCCAAAGAAGACAAAGTGGTGGTATCACG ATGATACGTGTTAG